caatagaccataatcctttgcggcatggtgacttccggtttatttccgggttatgacgaagtacaataacagcgataaatacggacaaattatcattccaggtttgttataatttatttatttttattagatttgtcattttaatgagtttatattacattattgtgatattatttgaatgtcatgagctataaatcgcttgactgtttacttggacagttagttctggtgggtggggtagatggttcagaaaagactgcagttactattcttattggagtattataaacaacaaattctcatctattctaaaacatttgttttgaaaattaacacaaataatacattagtctgttttactatctgacagtcataatctaatgaggaatctgtatgtacattaccaggtataactaatagtcttatgaatgaacataaataaatcatcatcaatataaattatgatatttatactgctgtgtgtattttataactatgtaataaacattttacttagagtaattatgtcatgctgtcacctgtgtagtcttctgaatgatttgttattttcaaatattatgatggccaccggaCTAGTCGCATACccccaggcctggaattaaatcggtttccagattgtcttaaaacccattcataaataagtctgagagtaacttacttctttataaaaatatgctttttatgttccgttcctttctttacagatatgattcaaatatgctgatgttaccttctgagatcattactttcaatgaagaacatcactacaattggttgggcttctagattggtagcaacgtgaTTGACAGCTAGTACCTGACATGCTATTGTTGGTTtggcatctattgcttactgggccgctatattggatggaccatacgtgttggttgaacaattataaatggttggactggaagtgttggttggaccaccagtgttgtttggactgcttgttggacagaatgtgtgatagacaactagtgttatttgaatcactgttgggtcatattggtttgattcccattgctagtacttgttggatctcttttgttggttgaactgttattttttgactgttattattgatattcatacatgtataatatgttaagtgcttagtattcaacacttattattattattgttatcataagaaatattattattcaaaaatcatataaatatataaaattaaatatttttttatgtccttgtactttagttatgttttacatttacaatgtgttttattatatgaacaactctttttatagatatttaaataaacattaattctgtacaaccattttttgtttcttttgctacaatttgtatgatagtgtcagacattttctacagaaatgataaatttgtcataaaaaaagcACAGCAAAAAAATCAGAGCTCATGGTAACTTCTTTAAATGCTGATtctcatcaaaatgaataagttgaattgcatcattgaatgtattgtttctggaaatttgcatgtgtaccaagtttcatttaaatctcaaggctgtttgaatttgggccaagaaaatattcggcCTACAGTTCTGCGCTAACGACACCTAGGCTTATTGActataacaatactaaagtaacatgataTGAAAAAGCTCGAACCAAGGGCTGCCAGAAAAAGCACGGTGCTCCTACAAACTAAGTTAACCGGGTGGCTAGTTATTGCCCACAAATGTTAActcgattttatgtctttttaatattaaccatgggagtttacacagtcattggaataaaaagatcatagacaatcatattaataacaacggtattttttacaatttaataataacattaaacatgatataattcaataacaataaattgtccttggtatgcaataatccctttaaaggttcatttgccAAGGGTTAAAAAACCACATCttgcttctttttgaaaaatctcttgtTCGACTGTTATCGGCTATAAAGTGTTGTTTCACATcctgtgtcataattttaagttctaCATGTCTACTTTTTGtactaaacatttaaatttatgtcacttgtgtgcatttctttagtccttgcagtcaaggaaagttttcattcatattgacacacttcatttattttatctctgtTCTTGAACCGATTCCGTCTCTTGTGTTTTGCACAAATTTTTCttgtaaaaccactgatatagcaGGTGCTATCAGATCAATGGTATCAACTGCCTACTCCTGTTGAGCATCAACTTGGCGGAATCAAACATCCAGAATGGAcatctctgaaataaaataaatagttttatcatcatccaacttagccagaaaaaataaaaatataaaagactcaactgttaaagctgcactctcacagatataccgttttgacaactttttttatttgttgtcttggaaagaggcaatttctgcgtaaatatttgcaaaccagtgatataagcctgctgacaaaaaaatcagatcaccaattttcatatctccatttaaaaattattattttatggctaattttaaaagcgttactaacggtttaagaaaaatgcataaaaaattattttatttacttaaaaatgaaaatctacgatccaatgttttgtcagcagtcttatatcgcCGGTTTTCTTGCacgtttgcataaattggcagtcgaagacaaaaaaaacaacagttgtcaaaatgtttaatctgtgagagtgcagctttaatatctgtcagatatttatatagttacaatttactagtacaatattaataagcttttattttaagacctgcatatttgtttacatacagcacagcagtcagtatttaaatgcccttcttaatcacatttaagcttcatttacttgactgttttgaagttgcagattttaacaatttcacactaattgcaacatatcattcatttaatttaataacaaactcaacaaaccacaattgaatgcatactttataacaaccaatatgtatttgaagtctTTGAGAACTACTATGAAAgtctttaccattatatttgttattttaccccacccacttaaatgtgtattgaagttgggtataaacgtcaaaaacttcattgacatttacaaaaaacggTAGATATTTATAGACGAATGTATAACCTGATGTTcctaacatgttttactcaccTATCGATCTATTTTGCCAAGTATGCTCTTCCTTTCACTCGTATCGATAACTAGGAAATTGAatgcggaaataaaccggaagtcacctttGTCGCAAAGCATTATGGGCTTCTGGAATAAGGCgaatgtatatatcgttatgttttgacagaatgaaatgaaaaaaagccatcaaactcataattataagttggatatttattttattgtgtacggaactaatataaaataacattatctggtaatatttcttgtttttatgatattttatagacgctatatgctttaacccggattcctgatcggaacaactacccacttttgatactaaacaatttgtacgtgaaggatttgccatatcaaaaatctaaaaaaaatccgtcaacgtacaattatttggactaagctctctatatgcttatcaaataatgctcacactgagccaatttctgaccactgtgcgcaagagtGTATACTCATTGAGGATGACTAAAGGAATTGTTATACTTAtgtaagaacatatttttctgtaGATTTTAGGATTTATCACATTTTTCTTGTGTTTGCTGTATGAATACAGTAGGACACGCCTGCAAATTCCATGCTTCTTGGTCATTTGTTTGCTTGCCCTACGGCGTTcttacagcataaacgcaagaaaaggtgtgatcaatacatatattttaacgaATTATCCATTATGATGAAAAACAAGCACTATCTTTTTCAATTGAGCATTTGTTCTGAGAGCAATGTAACCCAGAGCATACGTTTGTATGAAAGAACAGCTGTTTTTTGGTAAcgtcgtatatcattggttaaatgactgCGTCGCGCTAATCAAATCAaagcacaatattgaaacaagaAATGGCGTCAAAACCCCTtgcatattacaaaatataaatgtcaactTTCATCTATACTAAGGACTAGGCGACTGTAAATATACAAGTATACTGTACTGAAGTTCCATACATGGGTAAACATATTGCCTTTACATAGGCAGTctaaaaataactatttaacaCAGTATCGAGCATCACGAGTTTGTCAAGTTAATTACCTGTTTGAGAATTAGCATTTATTATAGTAAACCAACAGTTTTAATACAAACCATCTTTTTTACAGATTCACTGCCGGCAGTTGTTAAAAACCAAGGGCTTCTTAATAAACTGGATGCAGTAAATGGACAACTAAAAGGATCTCTGCGGATAAATGTTATAAGCGACGCTGATTTATCAGTTAAACAGTACATTCTAGATGAGACAGTTTTACAAGATACGGCTGGCATCCTAGTGCCATCGTCGCTTGAAATATGCGTTTGCTACATACATTGTGCAAAATTAGATGATGCTTTTGCAAAGGTAAGCAACTTTCACTTACACGGATTATTCAATGTGATGACACtacatttataattaacatGAACTTCACTTTAGAGTAAAAACTTTGGCGCAAGAACATCACCTTGGGAAGATATCGTGATACAATAAtagatatatgtatacatttgcAACACCACGGACCTATGGTTTGTAGAGCCTTGGCAACACATACATTTTCATGTACATATGTATTTGAACTTTAACTGAAAAAAGTAGTTTTAACATCAATTATCATTAATGCTGTTAATACATAAACACTTGTTCATTTCTATGTTACGCCTTACCCTTTTTGTACGCAAATGACCCCACTGgaaataactataaaaaagaTTTTCAGTCATCGGCTGATCTATCGTCGGATATCCACGACTGACCCTCACCGTACACTCGAATGGataatattgaaattggtcgCACTTGCGTTTCCGACGACGGGCTATTCTAGATTGAAGATCtgaataatatacatacattatttcaCTATTTCCAGCATATTGACGAAGTGTTGCGGAGCCTCATAAACGTGACAGGCAGCAGGTCAGCAGACACTGCGTTTCTTGCATTCGATTTCAACTGCCCAGTTTCCGATGAAGATATTCATCGAGTTACGAGTTATGTTCTACAAAAGCTCGGGGTGCAAGCGGAAGGTCATCGGAGACCgaatttgaatattgttttcgTTGAAAATGAAGTTTCATTACCTTCAGCGATATCACAGTACTTAGAAAGTGAACTCGTTCAAGTTTTTCATGACATGTACTCATTTGTACTGTCGCTCATTCCAAAAGAAGGACATAAGAGATGTGTAACTACTTTGGAGGGCTACACACGAAGAAAGGGGGTGCACTCAGCCATTCTTGCTTTTATGAGTGATGTACATATGCAGTTTGGGGATGTCGAAGGATTTACAGACGAACATATAAAACGGATTTTAACACAGCTGGGACGCCTGTTCAGATGCAGCATATTTACACCATACCTGCAAAATAAGTATGGCATCCCCTCATGGATTTGTTCTTCCGTCTTAGATTCAATACGGTTTGACGATCGCTTTCAGACTAGCGTTACTGACGAAACCTGTAGATTCATCATCAAGACTATTGAAAATGTACGAAGGGAAATCAAGGAACCAAATGATTTTGGACTCCTGTTCGGAACccaaacgaaagaaaaacgttTTAGCTGGGTAAGTCCCAAGTTGCTTACAGATTTAAAAGGTTTGCTGAAAGAGGCTGAACAGAAAATGGGATCAGTTGCCAGAGTTGTGAGTGTTGTGAAGAAACTAGCGTTCGAAATTGAAGGGTATCTAGAACAAGCAATCGGGAACGACTTCAGGCATTATGCAGAACCGCCTATTGTACCAGCAGTTATACGAAAGGAGATTCTCATGTacgtttatttaaatcaaacaaagaaGAATCAAATCGCCAACAAAAACATAATCGTAAAATCGTTGAGATACTGTTGTAAAAAATTGATCATCATCGTTGTATTCcagtaataaaatatgtaactAATACAATTTTATTGCAATTAATTATTTAGAAACCATCATCACCTACTAGCTAAGTCTTATTTGTGTTTCTGGACTATTTAGTTTTGTATAAGAGTTTTCCtaatttgataaattgtttGGTAATTGCCACTTTACATGATAAGAAATCATATGCAAATTTCATGATgtttttccatttctttttttattcaggTTGAACTATGTGTATGCAGTTGGCACAGTGTATAACGACTTCGTAGTATACCTTAACGGAGAAGGCTGTCAATCTATGGAAACCGAAGAATTGCAAGAGGACCAGTTTTCAACATTGAAAGGGGTCGCAGAATACGACATTAAAGCATTGATGAAGAAACATTGCACCTTCTTTCCGTACAAGATTCAGGTTGTTTCGAGGCCTATCAAGACATTTGCTGATAATCACTACTTTCCTGGTTCGAAAATTTCAAAAGTTGGCAGTAACGGATGGGGAACGCTTGGCGGATTTTTCCGGAATGAACATGGCTCCTTTGCAATCACCTGCGACCATGTGCTTGAGTGCGTGAATGAGGCGGAGATGATCGAGATTCACGACGTGACATTAGGCCCCGCGGTAATTGGGTTGACCTCGCGAGATATGAGTGTGCGCGCGggagaaaatattaatttcagttTGGTAGATATTGCAGCAATAAAAATGAACGAATGTGATAAATGCACATTAGAGTTTTTGGATGCAGATTCCAAGCTTAGAGTGGCGGAGCGTTTCGAAGGAAATTCGTCAAATTTACGTAGACGTACGGCTTTTAAACACGGGgcaaaatcttctcttacgacTGGTATTATTGTATCCGGTGATTTTGAAATGAGTTCGACAGATTGTACGAGCAATTATGTTGTTCTCATAGAAGACAAACCTGGTTCAGCGGAAAGATTTGCCATGCAAGGCGATAGCGGTTCTGTCATTTGCGTGATTGAACTTGACGACCACAGTGCAAGACAACCCAGGATGTTCCTTGTGTCCATTTTGTTTGGAGGTGAAATGCAGATGTTTGCGGAGACTTTTGATAACATTGAAGAAGCAGAACCGCAGGTACCTGAACTGCAGGTACCTGAAAACACCGTTTCCGTCCGACTGAATGTTGCTTTGAAGGCTCTTTGGGCAAAGAACCAACATTTGGGATTTCTGTAAATTCGAGTATTTCTCCAAATTTCTCCAGAACTAAACTTAAGAAAGTCGTCTTTATCTTAAACTATAACGTTTTTTATACGTTTTTCATCATGTTCCTGGATATAATTTGGAGTGACATGTTTCTTTACGTCGTGaaagtttatttctttgatttttagctcgactattcgaggaataggtgggctatactactcgacccagcgtcggcgtcggcgtccggtttaagttttagggcaagttgggattttaacatataagtccaatacctttcattcaattgcggtaatacttcacacagttgttcagggccatcccatgatgaggttagataactccatattattctttacacagattatggcccctggttgactatgaaatttaaattcaagttttagggcagttgggatatttataaatagctTCTATACCCTTGTTCAATTGAcctaatactttacacagttgttcaggaccatcacacaatgaggttacataactccatattatccttaatacaagttatggtccctgattgacttaggttaaagttttagggcaagttgggattttcacttaaaactccaataccattcattcaattgacttaatacttcacacagttgttcagagtcatcacataatgaggttagataactccatattatcttttatacaaattatggcccctaattaactatggaacttaggttattatttattaagaacttctatacccttcattcaattgacttaatacttcacacaattgttcaggaccatcacccaatgaggttacataactccatttccTTAATACatgttatggcccctgattgacttaggttaaagttttaggcaagtaaaaagttaagggcaagttgggtttttaataaaaaaaaccttctatacctttcattcaatgcacttaataatattcaaaattattgacgaccatcttacaacaagcaacataactccattttaaccctaaatacaaattatgtcccttaaatatttttttttataatttcttttgacaggcacatttttttcattcttaacCAATGGAAAACAAGGACGGCTATCCTatatatggcccttgatttttttaaaaatttcttttgaaaggcatacttgtatattctttaccacattttcattatgggaaatcaagttatttgaatgacttgcggcatttttcgggtggtgggaggATAGCAttaaagtcaccttatgtattgaataattttagttaggtttgacataaatacactaaacttggtaatattacatcgttattgtattcacttctaagtcaaagcggcgaagtcgagcgcgctgtcttacgacagctcttgtttttttacctGCAACTAAAATTGCAAGAAGGAAACGACCAGATAAATTATTTGGTAACGATTACTTTATTAAATTGCTTGATTGTATATCAATGATTACGTTACACGTTTGCTTCCTTTACAATGTTTGCTTTGTtgattttctttaattatttaaaaagtgaatacAATCCAGGAGAAGATTCTCTGATTTTTGTATATTGCCGcgatttgcaaaaaaacatgattttaaaaatatggtaaaCGACTTccttattgtatttaaaacgaTGTTTTATGTAACGTTTTCCTATCATATATCATTGAAGTCGTTAAGACATTTCGCCAGAGATTTTGGTTCATTCTTAATGTAAACTacgttggggggggggggggggtgcgtaaaacattttattatctACTACACTAATGGGTCATGCGCCAATACAGATCACAGATACTTGAATGTATaatgcagatcccaacagctgcctATGGCTTacttgtatatacatgtagttgcctgtggcctcagctgggtaaaatcagtcttgatcctgaaaatgaaaaaatacaacattttattggCTGCTTATGACGTCATGGGACACACTACAACTAGTAATCAtgatttgacaatatttcaactttctataaaataaaaaaaacccacaaggGTTATATAATCGACCTTTATATAACCCAAGACTGTTTTTACCCAGctgaggccacaggcaactatttaaagtaagccaggggcagctgtGGGGATCGgcatcatacattcaagtctctgtgaTACAGATATCCACAGCGAATAATGAGTTCATCGATAAAATTATGCACGGTGCCCttaatttatctttttaagaaaaaaactcaCCCAAAATCATGTTAACGGGAAATAGGGATGCATCCTAAtctatatttttaaagatatcggctctttcatatataattattcgaCAGCCTTTATTCTTTATCTGGCCAATGGAATGtcttgttattatattgttattatttttttctgctgaCGAATATATGAAGCGCTGTCGAATACTGAGGACCACCTATACTTACTGAGTACCACTTATACTAACACTTGTTCATTTGATGCCCTTGTGTATTAAttcatttgttaataattaCAACTTTTTACCAATAAACCTAGATTTTCATGACTTTGAATAGCCGAGATTTGTCCTCCATAATCTGCAGTGACTTCTGTTATGATGCCATTGAGGTGAAATTAGACCAATTCGGAAGCTACTCAGTgtgacatgtttttttaagcGCACCTGCGCACAGCGTGAGGTTTTGTGATAGGGTGTTCGCcgtcaacattttccttcaaacttCTTCTCCTCCTAAACCACTGGGACAATTCCACATACACATGAGTGTTCCTCCTCCAGATTCCTTCAATAAATGTGGTTCTATGCAGAACTCGGGTTgccattgatttgtttttatatctcCTCAGAATGCGCTGGCCcgatttcaacataatttcacagaaatgttccttagaGGAGCGTGTATTAAATTCGTTTTCCCTTATCGTTTAAAAACATGGCCGCTAGGTGCAGCGCTACTTTTCACTATATGTTTATggataacttttaaaaaatccTCAGAATCCGTTGGCcgaatttttaaataatttcacagaaatgcaAGTAAGGTAACCCTCTATCATGTTTGTTTCAACCCATGTTGATTGATTAAACGACATGACCGCTAGGGGCGGGGCTACTTTCAATGTACCtgtatgtctatatggaaaactttgaaaatcttctcctcagaatcCGCTGattctttttcaaaatgagttcacagaaatgttccttagaTGACActttcaaattccttcacccatgttgattttattaaaaacacgaCCGCCCGGTGCGGGGTTACTTTtcactatatgtctatatggtaAACTTATAATTTCACTGATATATTCTTAAGGTGACCATCAGTCTGTTGCCTGGGGCGGGGCTAGTTTCCACTTTATCACTaaatggagttttccagcacgggcGAATTCACCACGATTGCCTATCCGTTGTGCTAGAAAATAAGGTATACTCACTCgagagttattgtcctttacTTATAGAAATGACCTAAAATTGGTTTTGTCCATCCAAATATCTAAGAAGCCTTTCTCCAATCACCACCAAATTCAATCAGAACGtgtattggcataatatctcgGACAAGAACAATAACCAGACATATTGCTGAATAATAGAGAGTTATCGCCCTCTATTAATATGATCTCTTATCGAACTTGTCCGACCAATAACTTTTGAATCCTATGTCCAATCATTCCAaaatttagtcagaatgtatattgGCAGAATATCTTGGTCAGGTTCGATATCCACTTGTCTATTCAGTCACTCCAGAGATACGACActtgaattgtcaaaaactgtCTTGACAGTTTTCGCTCTCTTAACTTTGCCTTACATTTAACCACTAAACAAAACAACGTTATGTCCTAAGATTAGGAAGTGCCAGTTTGCGCTCCTGTTTTGCAATGTCATAGTATGTATTGGTCAGTTCAAGCTTGGTCAGATTGTTCTCCTTGATAACATTTTGACCGCTTATGTAAGTGGGTCACATCGGGTCATAAATtaggccactaggtcaaatgCTAGAAAACTCTTTGGAACACACGAGATACATTAAATTTGGTCCAATATTCAAGaatcttaatcaaaatgtttcccTTGATGAACTATTGGACAAATTTTAAACTGGACACATACTATCAAAAATAAGGTAAATATGTCAAATCTTAGATTGTTTTGTCTGGAATCTCATCATTATAATGATTGGtcaaattatgttcaaacttgaaCAGAATGTTACTCTAGATAAAATCTCACCgcattttaaaagtgggtctaatggggtcaaaaactaaggaactaggtcaaatcttagaaaaaaatattgggaACATGGTAATAATTACATCCGGTCAAACATTTATGAAACTTAGCATTAttttttccttgatgaaatcatTGACTAGTTTGAAAATGGGCCACATGAAGTCAGAGATAAGGTTACTTGGTCACACATGTTCTGAATCATGTAACTTTTTTTTCAGTTGCTCAGAAATCAGAATGTTCCCCTATGTGTGATCTTGGTGGACTTTAAAAGAGGGTTACATGGGATCAAAAACTAGATCATTAGGTCACATCTTAAATCTAACGAACAAACAGGTAATTAATCCACTTCAAGctttattaaacattatgaaCTTTTTGCCTCGATGGAATCTTAGATAAGTTTTAAACTAGATTACATGGAGTCAAAACAGGAACACCATTGTGAACATACCATGTTTTTGCAGTATTTCTAGgtcatttttcatgaaaattaatGAGAATGTTTGCCTcgataagatattttaatagtttaaaacaTGGGGTTACTAGTGTAAATGCCAACTATATAAagtattcttttatttcaaacaattgcaaacaaaatcaTATCCCATATCCAACGTTCATATAAGTCCATCACTCTTCGGCTTTCTTTCATGTTTCGATTGGAATATTTCACCAACGTTTGATTTCCACTCCATCTACTTTGCCTAATCAGGTGGAAGTTATCAATTCCacgatttttcttttttctctcttttttaaCTATGTCAGTGAATCAATGCATGGTCATACCATCGCAGATTGTGGGCAACCCATTGAATCatgtaaacaaattaatgaCTGATAAGAAGTTTTGCCTTCGTTTTTGTTGGAATCCTTTTTACGCGATTAAACAGAATCATTCTGGCGACTCCGCTGGCAGAGACATGAACATGAACGAAGCTATCAACCAAACATCGGGCCGACATCAAGCCGATTTTACAAGCTATATCGGCCCTGCATCGGATTTTAAGGTGGATGCTAAACCGTTTT
The DNA window shown above is from Mya arenaria isolate MELC-2E11 chromosome 6, ASM2691426v1 and carries:
- the LOC128238401 gene encoding uncharacterized protein LOC128238401 produces the protein MSAVPAVSYRLFPWTVYPRPGFFRAQYVDLHPRFRKIIDSLPAVVKNQGLLNKLDAVNGQLKGSLRINVISDADLSVKQYILDETVLQDTAGILVPSSLEICVCYIHCAKLDDAFAKHIDEVLRSLINVTGSRSADTAFLAFDFNCPVSDEDIHRVTSYVLQKLGVQAEGHRRPNLNIVFVENEVSLPSAISQYLESELVQVFHDMYSFVLSLIPKEGHKRCVTTLEGYTRRKGVHSAILAFMSDVHMQFGDVEGFTDEHIKRILTQLGRLFRCSIFTPYLQNKYGIPSWICSSVLDSIRFDDRFQTSVTDETCRFIIKTIENVRREIKEPNDFGLLFGTQTKEKRFSWVSPKLLTDLKGLLKEAEQKMGSVARVVSVVKKLAFEIEGYLEQAIGNDFRHYAEPPIVPAVIRKEILMLNYVYAVGTVYNDFVVYLNGEGCQSMETEELQEDQFSTLKGVAEYDIKALMKKHCTFFPYKIQVVSRPIKTFADNHYFPGSKISKVGSNGWGTLGGFFRNEHGSFAITCDHVLECVNEAEMIEIHDVTLGPAVIGLTSRDMSVRAGENINFSLVDIAAIKMNECDKCTLEFLDADSKLRVAERFEGNSSNLRRRTAFKHGAKSSLTTGIIVSGDFEMSSTDCTSNYVVLIEDKPGSAERFAMQGDSGSVICVIELDDHSARQPRMFLVSILFGGEMQMFAETFDNIEEAEPQVPELQVPENTVSVRLNVALKALWAKNQHLGFL